From the genome of Spodoptera frugiperda isolate SF20-4 chromosome 23, AGI-APGP_CSIRO_Sfru_2.0, whole genome shotgun sequence, one region includes:
- the LOC118266729 gene encoding partitioning defective 3 homolog isoform X5: MKVTVCFGSVRVLVPCGAGDLLVRDLVREATHRYKKATGQGPETWVGVRALRASSGGILDPDDRVRDVADDRETLTAECTSQAPQPRAAQADGASGSSAGTASPDMFRGGGGVGGSMRVPDTDSCVEVGAADLEDGANGLQVRRGSEPTLHQDTLPPQRPVSEQTKRWSAAVVCRDDSSRVTQKVHPLPDGRPPDVGVDRHGQHFQRQSNRLSMQFSGPGGVWLDAAERVQSYGSKSLPRDARREPLGQDMPVNNHQNHRVEDMLRWVSGVNNVASVHPVQERPLDLLPEGGSSERAISGMEVPVSPSSKPTSGATQTVAVTLVKGEKGLGFTITTRDNPTGGHCPIYIKNILPKGAAVTDGRLRAGDKLVSVNNVSVSGLTQQQVVTLLRNTPTDSTVEIVIERTVPNRTQRVEPQQSPTKYVEKAIGTPMNAVEVPKPSENGRVSSIVNAINQNNVNSSMRGRIPKSSSKDDLLHKDNSNDSALQDALNSSSNSILGLRNRLILRLDVPVHDSEKAGLGISVKGKVTVGPDPQDLGIFIKSVLHGGAASRDGRLHTNDQLLSVNGVSLVGQSNAEAMETLRRALLHARPQRSGSISLTIARRTDSMDSLARWKDDTPPNGNDTTNSNENSQNYNTVIYNASSDKENKPVDNFNQKYDTNQNEGFDSHDGRSSKKHASIITINNNNSWVSNQSDDSKGYLERDKDIPPHDNKRDSFEWSRLDGWNPVIDRLTGLRNESYYMATQIDAPVTNGHHYRHNLGHVHMPRSPPAHHNVIIEEDYGTTRGSGSGCGGESGSESGAGFSRDAVGRRSMSEKRHAALDAKSTGTYKKIKETKAINALQVGPSLGMRKSSSLESLQTAIQETQRNPRNEPIYARAHPPLKTWLTDDHHGPDMIRGSPQQSSLSHKKPSILKSLSTMFRIGKPHKKPETEVYGRSQPGRASEKSLSREALERHNRIEEREKEEEPATKPQQRSEVSHSRQGSSGSGDRTHKSERRAPPYRAPPHQQHPQGMDSAWGPTGHYVNYEEIQQNLNARREKLSEVQIGQMRRQVSAQRAKAEEESRRAGAGGYHSQRSCREGGVRPQSNYYEYETAPPRRPGKLSHYH, from the exons GGTCCAGAAACATGGGTGGGAGTAAGAGCGTTGCGTGCCAGTTCAGGAGGTATTCTGGACCCGGACGATCGCGTGCGGGATGTGGCGGATGACAGGGAAACCCTCACGGCTGAATGCACCAGTCAAGCGCCACAACCTCGCGCCGCGCAAGCAGATGGCGCCAGTGGGTCTTCAGCCGGCACCGCCTCCCCTGACATGTTTCGG GGAGGTGGCGGTGTCGGCGGTAGTATGCGCGTTCCTGACACCGACTCCTGCGTCGAAGTCGGGGCGGCAGACTTGGAAGATGGAGCGAACGGTCTGCAGGTACGGCGCGGGAGTGAACCCACGCTACACCAGGATACCCTACCGCCTCAGAGACcg GTATCAGAACAAACAAAGCGGTGGTCGGCTGCAGTGGTGTGCCGGGACGACAGTAGCAGAGTGACGCAGAAGGTGCACCCGTTACCGGACGGCCGGCCGCCCGATGTCGGCGTGGACCGGCACGGGCAACACTTTCAAAGGCAGTCTAATCGCCTATCAATGCAGTTTTCTGGGCCTGG CGGTGTATGGTTGGACGCAGCAGAGCGGGTCCAGAGTTATGGCAGCAAAAGTCTTCCGAGAGACGCTCGAAGGGAACCATTAGGACAGGACATGCCAGTAAACAACCACCAAAATCATAG GGTAGAAGACATGCTCCGGTGGGTGTCAGGAGTGAACAATGTGGCAAGTGTACATCCTGTGCAAGAACGGCCTCTTGATCTCTTACCCGAAG GGGGCAGTAGTGAACGTGCGATATCCGGAATGGAAGTCCCAGTGAGTCCCAGCAGTAAGCCGACGTCGGGCGCCACGCAAACCGTGGCCGTCACCCTGGTGAAGGGAGAGAAAGGCCTCGGCTTCACCATCACCACCAGAGACAACCCCACTGGGGGACACTGTCCTATTTATATCAAGAATATTTTACCTAAG GGTGCAGCAGTAACAGACGGTAGATTACGAGCGGGCGACAAGTTGGTGTCAGTGAACAATGTGTCAGTCTCCGGACTGACGCAGCAACAAGTCGTCACTCTACTTAGGAACACTCCCACCGACTCCACCGTCGAGATAGTCATCGAGAGAACTGTACCTAATCGGACACAG AGGGTAGAACCCCAACAAAGTCCGACGAAGTACGTGGAAAAAGCGATAGGAACACCAATGAACGCAGTGGAAGTCCCGAAGCCTTCAGAAAACGGACGAGTGTCCAGTATAGTGAATGCCATTAACCAGAACAACGTGAACAGTTCCATGCGAGGCAGGATACCTAAGAGCTCGTCGAAAGATGATCTGCTGCATAAGGATAATAGCAACGACAGTGCACTGCAAGACGCTTTGAACTCTTCGTCTAATTCT ATCCTTGGTCTCCGCAACCGGCTGATACTTCGGCTGGACGTGCCGGTGCACGACTCGGAGAAGGCAGGCCTGGGCATCAGTGTCAAGGGGAAGGTCACTGTCGGACCTGATCCCCAGGACCTGGGCATCTTCATCAAGTCTGTGCTACATGGAGGAGCGGCGTCTAGGGATGGGAG ATTACACACAAACGACCAGTTATTATCAGTGAACGGCGTGTCACTAGTGGGACAGAGTAACGCGGAGGCGATGGAGACGTTACGACGGGCGCTACTACATGCTCGGCCACAGCGGTCCGGGAGCATTTCCCTCACTATTGCTAGGAGGACTG ATAGTATGGATAGCCTAGCAAGGTGGAAAGACGACACGCCTCCAAATGGCAACGACACAACCAACTCAAACGAGAACTCACAGAACTACAACACCGTCATATACAACGCGAGCAGCGACAAGGAGAACAAACCAGTAGACAACTTCAACCAAAAATACGATACCAATCAAAACGAGGGCTTCGACAGCCACGACGGTAGGAGTAGCAAGAAACATGCATCCATAATAActataaacaacaacaatagtTGGGTCTCAAACCAATCAGACGATAGTAAAGGTTATTTAGAAAGGGACAAAGATATACCTCCACATGATAATAAAAGAgatagcttcgaatggagtaGGCTTGATGGCTGGAACCCTGTAATAGATCGACTGACTGGACTAAGAAATGAAAGCTATTACATGGCAACCCAGATCGATGCTCCAGTAACGAATGGCCACCACTATAGACATAATTTGGGACACGTACACATGCCACGGTCGCCGCCTGCGCAtcataatgttattattgagGAGGATTATGGTACAACGAG GGGTAGTGGTAGTGGTTGTGGCGGTGAGTCTGGCAGTGAGAGTGGCGCGGGGTTCAGTCGCGACGCGGTCGGCCGCCGGTCCATGTCGGAGAAACGACACGCCGCGCTGGACGCCAAGAGCACTGGAACCTACAAGAAAATCAAGGAGACCAAAGCTATCAATG CATTACAAGTGGGTCCGTCATTAGGAATGAGAAAATCATCAAGTTTGGAATCTTTACAAACAGCGATACAAGAGACGCAGAGAAATCCACGCAACGAACCTATTTATGCACGAGCGCACCCAC CTTTAAAAACGTGGTTAACGGACGACCACCACGGACCGGACATGATCAGAGGCTCACCGCAGCAATCGTCACTGTCACACAAGAAGCCATCCATACTCAAGTCGTTATCAACTATGTTTAG GATAGGAAAACCTCACAAGAAACCAGAAACAGAAGTATACGGCAGATCACAGCCGGGCAGAGCTTCAGAGAAGTCACTGTCAAGGGAAGCGTTAGAGCGACACAACAGAATAGAAGAGAGGGAGAAAGAAGAAGAACCCGCTACCAAACCACAGCAGAG ATCGGAAGTATCCCACTCGCGCCAAGGAAGCAGTGGTAGCGGCGACCGCACGCACAAGTCcgagcgccgcgcgccgccgtaCAGAGCCCCACCACATCAACAACACCCG CAGGGCATGGACAGCGCGTGGGGTCCCACCGGTCACTACGTCAACTATGAAGAAATACAACAgaatttaaa CGCGCGTCGCGAGAAGTTGAGCGAGGTGCAGATAGGACAGATGAGGAGACAGGTCAGCGCGCAGAGGGCCAAAGCAGAGGAAGAGAG TCGTCGGGCAGGGGCGGGTGGCTACCACTCACAGCGCTCCTGTAGAGAGGGGGGCGTGCGGCCGCAGTCCAACTACTATGAGTACGAGACGGCGCCGCCACGGAGGCCGGGCAAACTGTCCCACTACCACTGA
- the LOC118266729 gene encoding partitioning defective 3 homolog isoform X2, whose protein sequence is MKVTVCFGSVRVLVPCGAGDLLVRDLVREATHRYKKATGQGPETWVGVRALRASSGGILDPDDRVRDVADDRETLTAECTSQAPQPRAAQADGASGSSAGTASPDMFRGGGGVGGSMRVPDTDSCVEVGAADLEDGANGLQVRRGSEPTLHQDTLPPQRPVSEQTKRWSAAVVCRDDSSRVTQKVHPLPDGRPPDVGVDRHGQHFQRQSNRLSMQFSGPGSGVWLDAAERVQSYGSKSLPRDARREPLGQDMPVNNHQNHRVEDMLRWVSGVNNVASVHPVQERPLDLLPEGGSSERAISGMEVPVSPSSKPTSGATQTVAVTLVKGEKGLGFTITTRDNPTGGHCPIYIKNILPKGAAVTDGRLRAGDKLVSVNNVSVSGLTQQQVVTLLRNTPTDSTVEIVIERTVPNRTQRVEPQQSPTKYVEKAIGTPMNAVEVPKPSENGRVSSIVNAINQNNVNSSMRGRIPKSSSKDDLLHKDNSNDSALQDALNSSSNSILGLRNRLILRLDVPVHDSEKAGLGISVKGKVTVGPDPQDLGIFIKSVLHGGAASRDGRLHTNDQLLSVNGVSLVGQSNAEAMETLRRALLHARPQRSGSISLTIARRTDSMDSLARWKDDTPPNGNDTTNSNENSQNYNTVIYNASSDKENKPVDNFNQKYDTNQNEGFDSHDGRSSKKHASIITINNNNSWVSNQSDDSKGYLERDKDIPPHDNKRDSFEWSRLDGWNPVIDRLTGLRNESYYMATQIDAPVTNGHHYRHNLGHVHMPRSPPAHHNVIIEEDYGTTRGSGSGCGGESGSESGAGFSRDAVGRRSMSEKRHAALDAKSTGTYKKIKETKAINALQVGPSLGMRKSSSLESLQTAIQETQRNPRNEPIYARAHPPLKTWLTDDHHGPDMIRGSPQQSSLSHKKPSILKSLSTMFRIGKPHKKPETEVYGRSQPGRASEKSLSREALERHNRIEEREKEEEPATKPQQRSEVSHSRQGSSGSGDRTHKSERRAPPYRAPPHQQHPQGMDSAWGPTGHYVNYEEIQQNLNARREKLSEVQIGQMRRQVSAQRAKAEEESRRAGAGGYHSQRSCREGGVRPQSNYYEYETAPPRRPGKLSHYH, encoded by the exons GGTCCAGAAACATGGGTGGGAGTAAGAGCGTTGCGTGCCAGTTCAGGAGGTATTCTGGACCCGGACGATCGCGTGCGGGATGTGGCGGATGACAGGGAAACCCTCACGGCTGAATGCACCAGTCAAGCGCCACAACCTCGCGCCGCGCAAGCAGATGGCGCCAGTGGGTCTTCAGCCGGCACCGCCTCCCCTGACATGTTTCGG GGAGGTGGCGGTGTCGGCGGTAGTATGCGCGTTCCTGACACCGACTCCTGCGTCGAAGTCGGGGCGGCAGACTTGGAAGATGGAGCGAACGGTCTGCAGGTACGGCGCGGGAGTGAACCCACGCTACACCAGGATACCCTACCGCCTCAGAGACcg GTATCAGAACAAACAAAGCGGTGGTCGGCTGCAGTGGTGTGCCGGGACGACAGTAGCAGAGTGACGCAGAAGGTGCACCCGTTACCGGACGGCCGGCCGCCCGATGTCGGCGTGGACCGGCACGGGCAACACTTTCAAAGGCAGTCTAATCGCCTATCAATGCAGTTTTCTGGGCCTGG TAGCGGTGTATGGTTGGACGCAGCAGAGCGGGTCCAGAGTTATGGCAGCAAAAGTCTTCCGAGAGACGCTCGAAGGGAACCATTAGGACAGGACATGCCAGTAAACAACCACCAAAATCATAG GGTAGAAGACATGCTCCGGTGGGTGTCAGGAGTGAACAATGTGGCAAGTGTACATCCTGTGCAAGAACGGCCTCTTGATCTCTTACCCGAAG GGGGCAGTAGTGAACGTGCGATATCCGGAATGGAAGTCCCAGTGAGTCCCAGCAGTAAGCCGACGTCGGGCGCCACGCAAACCGTGGCCGTCACCCTGGTGAAGGGAGAGAAAGGCCTCGGCTTCACCATCACCACCAGAGACAACCCCACTGGGGGACACTGTCCTATTTATATCAAGAATATTTTACCTAAG GGTGCAGCAGTAACAGACGGTAGATTACGAGCGGGCGACAAGTTGGTGTCAGTGAACAATGTGTCAGTCTCCGGACTGACGCAGCAACAAGTCGTCACTCTACTTAGGAACACTCCCACCGACTCCACCGTCGAGATAGTCATCGAGAGAACTGTACCTAATCGGACACAG AGGGTAGAACCCCAACAAAGTCCGACGAAGTACGTGGAAAAAGCGATAGGAACACCAATGAACGCAGTGGAAGTCCCGAAGCCTTCAGAAAACGGACGAGTGTCCAGTATAGTGAATGCCATTAACCAGAACAACGTGAACAGTTCCATGCGAGGCAGGATACCTAAGAGCTCGTCGAAAGATGATCTGCTGCATAAGGATAATAGCAACGACAGTGCACTGCAAGACGCTTTGAACTCTTCGTCTAATTCT ATCCTTGGTCTCCGCAACCGGCTGATACTTCGGCTGGACGTGCCGGTGCACGACTCGGAGAAGGCAGGCCTGGGCATCAGTGTCAAGGGGAAGGTCACTGTCGGACCTGATCCCCAGGACCTGGGCATCTTCATCAAGTCTGTGCTACATGGAGGAGCGGCGTCTAGGGATGGGAG ATTACACACAAACGACCAGTTATTATCAGTGAACGGCGTGTCACTAGTGGGACAGAGTAACGCGGAGGCGATGGAGACGTTACGACGGGCGCTACTACATGCTCGGCCACAGCGGTCCGGGAGCATTTCCCTCACTATTGCTAGGAGGACTG ATAGTATGGATAGCCTAGCAAGGTGGAAAGACGACACGCCTCCAAATGGCAACGACACAACCAACTCAAACGAGAACTCACAGAACTACAACACCGTCATATACAACGCGAGCAGCGACAAGGAGAACAAACCAGTAGACAACTTCAACCAAAAATACGATACCAATCAAAACGAGGGCTTCGACAGCCACGACGGTAGGAGTAGCAAGAAACATGCATCCATAATAActataaacaacaacaatagtTGGGTCTCAAACCAATCAGACGATAGTAAAGGTTATTTAGAAAGGGACAAAGATATACCTCCACATGATAATAAAAGAgatagcttcgaatggagtaGGCTTGATGGCTGGAACCCTGTAATAGATCGACTGACTGGACTAAGAAATGAAAGCTATTACATGGCAACCCAGATCGATGCTCCAGTAACGAATGGCCACCACTATAGACATAATTTGGGACACGTACACATGCCACGGTCGCCGCCTGCGCAtcataatgttattattgagGAGGATTATGGTACAACGAG GGGTAGTGGTAGTGGTTGTGGCGGTGAGTCTGGCAGTGAGAGTGGCGCGGGGTTCAGTCGCGACGCGGTCGGCCGCCGGTCCATGTCGGAGAAACGACACGCCGCGCTGGACGCCAAGAGCACTGGAACCTACAAGAAAATCAAGGAGACCAAAGCTATCAATG CATTACAAGTGGGTCCGTCATTAGGAATGAGAAAATCATCAAGTTTGGAATCTTTACAAACAGCGATACAAGAGACGCAGAGAAATCCACGCAACGAACCTATTTATGCACGAGCGCACCCAC CTTTAAAAACGTGGTTAACGGACGACCACCACGGACCGGACATGATCAGAGGCTCACCGCAGCAATCGTCACTGTCACACAAGAAGCCATCCATACTCAAGTCGTTATCAACTATGTTTAG GATAGGAAAACCTCACAAGAAACCAGAAACAGAAGTATACGGCAGATCACAGCCGGGCAGAGCTTCAGAGAAGTCACTGTCAAGGGAAGCGTTAGAGCGACACAACAGAATAGAAGAGAGGGAGAAAGAAGAAGAACCCGCTACCAAACCACAGCAGAG ATCGGAAGTATCCCACTCGCGCCAAGGAAGCAGTGGTAGCGGCGACCGCACGCACAAGTCcgagcgccgcgcgccgccgtaCAGAGCCCCACCACATCAACAACACCCG CAGGGCATGGACAGCGCGTGGGGTCCCACCGGTCACTACGTCAACTATGAAGAAATACAACAgaatttaaa CGCGCGTCGCGAGAAGTTGAGCGAGGTGCAGATAGGACAGATGAGGAGACAGGTCAGCGCGCAGAGGGCCAAAGCAGAGGAAGAGAG TCGTCGGGCAGGGGCGGGTGGCTACCACTCACAGCGCTCCTGTAGAGAGGGGGGCGTGCGGCCGCAGTCCAACTACTATGAGTACGAGACGGCGCCGCCACGGAGGCCGGGCAAACTGTCCCACTACCACTGA
- the LOC118266729 gene encoding partitioning defective 3 homolog isoform X1: MKESTPRCEDVADKLVRLFGWRQTYPVQKLQRSILPQTSAAGPETWVGVRALRASSGGILDPDDRVRDVADDRETLTAECTSQAPQPRAAQADGASGSSAGTASPDMFRGGGGVGGSMRVPDTDSCVEVGAADLEDGANGLQVRRGSEPTLHQDTLPPQRPVSEQTKRWSAAVVCRDDSSRVTQKVHPLPDGRPPDVGVDRHGQHFQRQSNRLSMQFSGPGSGVWLDAAERVQSYGSKSLPRDARREPLGQDMPVNNHQNHRVEDMLRWVSGVNNVASVHPVQERPLDLLPEGGSSERAISGMEVPVSPSSKPTSGATQTVAVTLVKGEKGLGFTITTRDNPTGGHCPIYIKNILPKGAAVTDGRLRAGDKLVSVNNVSVSGLTQQQVVTLLRNTPTDSTVEIVIERTVPNRTQRVEPQQSPTKYVEKAIGTPMNAVEVPKPSENGRVSSIVNAINQNNVNSSMRGRIPKSSSKDDLLHKDNSNDSALQDALNSSSNSILGLRNRLILRLDVPVHDSEKAGLGISVKGKVTVGPDPQDLGIFIKSVLHGGAASRDGRLHTNDQLLSVNGVSLVGQSNAEAMETLRRALLHARPQRSGSISLTIARRTDSMDSLARWKDDTPPNGNDTTNSNENSQNYNTVIYNASSDKENKPVDNFNQKYDTNQNEGFDSHDGRSSKKHASIITINNNNSWVSNQSDDSKGYLERDKDIPPHDNKRDSFEWSRLDGWNPVIDRLTGLRNESYYMATQIDAPVTNGHHYRHNLGHVHMPRSPPAHHNVIIEEDYGTTRGSGSGCGGESGSESGAGFSRDAVGRRSMSEKRHAALDAKSTGTYKKIKETKAINALQVGPSLGMRKSSSLESLQTAIQETQRNPRNEPIYARAHPPLKTWLTDDHHGPDMIRGSPQQSSLSHKKPSILKSLSTMFRIGKPHKKPETEVYGRSQPGRASEKSLSREALERHNRIEEREKEEEPATKPQQRSEVSHSRQGSSGSGDRTHKSERRAPPYRAPPHQQHPQGMDSAWGPTGHYVNYEEIQQNLNARREKLSEVQIGQMRRQVSAQRAKAEEESRRAGAGGYHSQRSCREGGVRPQSNYYEYETAPPRRPGKLSHYH, encoded by the exons GGTCCAGAAACATGGGTGGGAGTAAGAGCGTTGCGTGCCAGTTCAGGAGGTATTCTGGACCCGGACGATCGCGTGCGGGATGTGGCGGATGACAGGGAAACCCTCACGGCTGAATGCACCAGTCAAGCGCCACAACCTCGCGCCGCGCAAGCAGATGGCGCCAGTGGGTCTTCAGCCGGCACCGCCTCCCCTGACATGTTTCGG GGAGGTGGCGGTGTCGGCGGTAGTATGCGCGTTCCTGACACCGACTCCTGCGTCGAAGTCGGGGCGGCAGACTTGGAAGATGGAGCGAACGGTCTGCAGGTACGGCGCGGGAGTGAACCCACGCTACACCAGGATACCCTACCGCCTCAGAGACcg GTATCAGAACAAACAAAGCGGTGGTCGGCTGCAGTGGTGTGCCGGGACGACAGTAGCAGAGTGACGCAGAAGGTGCACCCGTTACCGGACGGCCGGCCGCCCGATGTCGGCGTGGACCGGCACGGGCAACACTTTCAAAGGCAGTCTAATCGCCTATCAATGCAGTTTTCTGGGCCTGG TAGCGGTGTATGGTTGGACGCAGCAGAGCGGGTCCAGAGTTATGGCAGCAAAAGTCTTCCGAGAGACGCTCGAAGGGAACCATTAGGACAGGACATGCCAGTAAACAACCACCAAAATCATAG GGTAGAAGACATGCTCCGGTGGGTGTCAGGAGTGAACAATGTGGCAAGTGTACATCCTGTGCAAGAACGGCCTCTTGATCTCTTACCCGAAG GGGGCAGTAGTGAACGTGCGATATCCGGAATGGAAGTCCCAGTGAGTCCCAGCAGTAAGCCGACGTCGGGCGCCACGCAAACCGTGGCCGTCACCCTGGTGAAGGGAGAGAAAGGCCTCGGCTTCACCATCACCACCAGAGACAACCCCACTGGGGGACACTGTCCTATTTATATCAAGAATATTTTACCTAAG GGTGCAGCAGTAACAGACGGTAGATTACGAGCGGGCGACAAGTTGGTGTCAGTGAACAATGTGTCAGTCTCCGGACTGACGCAGCAACAAGTCGTCACTCTACTTAGGAACACTCCCACCGACTCCACCGTCGAGATAGTCATCGAGAGAACTGTACCTAATCGGACACAG AGGGTAGAACCCCAACAAAGTCCGACGAAGTACGTGGAAAAAGCGATAGGAACACCAATGAACGCAGTGGAAGTCCCGAAGCCTTCAGAAAACGGACGAGTGTCCAGTATAGTGAATGCCATTAACCAGAACAACGTGAACAGTTCCATGCGAGGCAGGATACCTAAGAGCTCGTCGAAAGATGATCTGCTGCATAAGGATAATAGCAACGACAGTGCACTGCAAGACGCTTTGAACTCTTCGTCTAATTCT ATCCTTGGTCTCCGCAACCGGCTGATACTTCGGCTGGACGTGCCGGTGCACGACTCGGAGAAGGCAGGCCTGGGCATCAGTGTCAAGGGGAAGGTCACTGTCGGACCTGATCCCCAGGACCTGGGCATCTTCATCAAGTCTGTGCTACATGGAGGAGCGGCGTCTAGGGATGGGAG ATTACACACAAACGACCAGTTATTATCAGTGAACGGCGTGTCACTAGTGGGACAGAGTAACGCGGAGGCGATGGAGACGTTACGACGGGCGCTACTACATGCTCGGCCACAGCGGTCCGGGAGCATTTCCCTCACTATTGCTAGGAGGACTG ATAGTATGGATAGCCTAGCAAGGTGGAAAGACGACACGCCTCCAAATGGCAACGACACAACCAACTCAAACGAGAACTCACAGAACTACAACACCGTCATATACAACGCGAGCAGCGACAAGGAGAACAAACCAGTAGACAACTTCAACCAAAAATACGATACCAATCAAAACGAGGGCTTCGACAGCCACGACGGTAGGAGTAGCAAGAAACATGCATCCATAATAActataaacaacaacaatagtTGGGTCTCAAACCAATCAGACGATAGTAAAGGTTATTTAGAAAGGGACAAAGATATACCTCCACATGATAATAAAAGAgatagcttcgaatggagtaGGCTTGATGGCTGGAACCCTGTAATAGATCGACTGACTGGACTAAGAAATGAAAGCTATTACATGGCAACCCAGATCGATGCTCCAGTAACGAATGGCCACCACTATAGACATAATTTGGGACACGTACACATGCCACGGTCGCCGCCTGCGCAtcataatgttattattgagGAGGATTATGGTACAACGAG GGGTAGTGGTAGTGGTTGTGGCGGTGAGTCTGGCAGTGAGAGTGGCGCGGGGTTCAGTCGCGACGCGGTCGGCCGCCGGTCCATGTCGGAGAAACGACACGCCGCGCTGGACGCCAAGAGCACTGGAACCTACAAGAAAATCAAGGAGACCAAAGCTATCAATG CATTACAAGTGGGTCCGTCATTAGGAATGAGAAAATCATCAAGTTTGGAATCTTTACAAACAGCGATACAAGAGACGCAGAGAAATCCACGCAACGAACCTATTTATGCACGAGCGCACCCAC CTTTAAAAACGTGGTTAACGGACGACCACCACGGACCGGACATGATCAGAGGCTCACCGCAGCAATCGTCACTGTCACACAAGAAGCCATCCATACTCAAGTCGTTATCAACTATGTTTAG GATAGGAAAACCTCACAAGAAACCAGAAACAGAAGTATACGGCAGATCACAGCCGGGCAGAGCTTCAGAGAAGTCACTGTCAAGGGAAGCGTTAGAGCGACACAACAGAATAGAAGAGAGGGAGAAAGAAGAAGAACCCGCTACCAAACCACAGCAGAG ATCGGAAGTATCCCACTCGCGCCAAGGAAGCAGTGGTAGCGGCGACCGCACGCACAAGTCcgagcgccgcgcgccgccgtaCAGAGCCCCACCACATCAACAACACCCG CAGGGCATGGACAGCGCGTGGGGTCCCACCGGTCACTACGTCAACTATGAAGAAATACAACAgaatttaaa CGCGCGTCGCGAGAAGTTGAGCGAGGTGCAGATAGGACAGATGAGGAGACAGGTCAGCGCGCAGAGGGCCAAAGCAGAGGAAGAGAG TCGTCGGGCAGGGGCGGGTGGCTACCACTCACAGCGCTCCTGTAGAGAGGGGGGCGTGCGGCCGCAGTCCAACTACTATGAGTACGAGACGGCGCCGCCACGGAGGCCGGGCAAACTGTCCCACTACCACTGA